From the Saccharobesus litoralis genome, one window contains:
- a CDS encoding IS1634 family transposase, which produces MPQIKQVSIQSMDHLGLVAALLKKYKIAQRIDLMLPIKLDKRTKSTYGQRICALILNGLGFTNATLYMTPDFFKDKPIEALIAPGLCADDMNEDALGRCLDKLNQHGTTRLFSQLAFEIIQEHGLLSTSHHLDSTSLALFGEYNGDWKHAPIPKQGYSKDHRPDLKQVVVNLITNGPAGLPIYYESYDGNAADKTIFHDSIAYMRNFIEELNNSEDMLWVADSALYNTNKLQNANVNWLTRVPATLNIVKQNSAKSDDAFEWCELDNGYRYAKINDEDKDSPNENWVLYSSEQGKARQLKTLEKKIDNAHQALTRALKKVSGTLYACEHDARQALKNTAKKAKYHQVVEREIEAQWGYEKRGRPKPEDKKLKGYRVIADIVENAEAIAQAKHPLGRFVLATNKTSLTPAQMLKEYKQQSQVENGFRFMKDKSFQSNRIYLQNPQRIDALLMVMSLSLLVYNLGQYELRARLTKEDETLPNQLGHPTQSPTLRWVFQMLRGISYVDLGTQGIGVANISEREEKIIRLFGKEALDIYQLS; this is translated from the coding sequence ATGCCCCAAATCAAACAAGTCTCTATTCAATCTATGGATCACCTTGGTTTAGTCGCTGCGTTATTGAAAAAGTACAAAATTGCACAGCGAATTGACCTGATGCTGCCGATTAAATTGGATAAACGAACCAAGTCTACGTATGGGCAGCGGATCTGCGCGCTAATCCTGAATGGTCTTGGGTTCACCAATGCGACTTTGTATATGACCCCAGACTTTTTTAAAGACAAACCGATAGAGGCATTGATAGCGCCAGGGCTTTGTGCCGATGATATGAATGAGGATGCGCTGGGTCGATGTCTTGATAAACTGAATCAACACGGGACGACACGTTTATTTAGTCAGTTAGCTTTTGAAATTATTCAAGAGCATGGCTTATTAAGCACCAGCCATCATTTAGATAGCACCAGCTTAGCCTTATTCGGTGAATACAATGGTGATTGGAAGCATGCCCCAATACCTAAACAAGGGTATTCCAAAGACCATCGCCCCGACTTGAAACAAGTGGTTGTTAATCTCATTACCAACGGCCCAGCAGGACTTCCGATTTATTATGAAAGTTATGACGGTAATGCAGCAGACAAAACGATATTTCATGACAGCATTGCTTATATGCGTAACTTCATTGAAGAACTCAATAATAGCGAAGACATGTTATGGGTAGCTGATTCAGCGCTGTACAACACGAATAAGCTTCAAAATGCCAACGTGAATTGGCTGACACGCGTGCCAGCCACCTTAAACATAGTTAAGCAAAATAGTGCGAAAAGCGATGATGCTTTTGAATGGTGCGAATTAGATAACGGTTATCGTTACGCCAAAATTAACGATGAAGACAAAGACAGCCCGAATGAAAACTGGGTGCTATACAGCTCTGAGCAAGGTAAAGCTCGCCAACTGAAAACATTGGAAAAGAAAATCGATAACGCACATCAAGCATTAACTCGCGCATTGAAAAAAGTATCAGGGACATTGTATGCGTGTGAGCATGACGCGAGACAGGCACTTAAAAATACCGCTAAAAAAGCGAAGTATCACCAAGTTGTTGAACGCGAAATAGAGGCTCAATGGGGATACGAAAAACGAGGAAGACCGAAGCCAGAAGATAAAAAACTCAAAGGTTACCGGGTCATAGCAGACATTGTAGAAAACGCAGAAGCCATAGCCCAAGCGAAGCACCCACTTGGTCGATTCGTCTTAGCCACAAATAAAACGAGTTTAACACCCGCGCAAATGCTTAAGGAATACAAGCAACAATCTCAAGTTGAAAATGGTTTCAGGTTCATGAAAGACAAATCCTTTCAAAGCAATCGCATTTACCTGCAAAACCCACAACGGATAGACGCATTACTGATGGTCATGAGTTTATCGTTGCTGGTTTACAACTTAGGTCAATACGAATTGAGAGCGAGATTAACAAAAGAAGACGAAACCTTGCCCAATCAGTTAGGGCACCCCACGCAATCGCCTACATTACGCTGGGTCTTTCAAATGCTGCGAGGGATAAGTTATGTTGATTTAGGAACACAAGGCATTGGGGTCGCGAATATCAGTGAAAGAGAAGAGAAAATCATTCGCTTATTTGGCAAAGAAGCTTTAGATATATATCAACTGAGCTAG
- the rsmE gene encoding 16S rRNA (uracil(1498)-N(3))-methyltransferase: MRIPRIYHPNLFETNQTITLSDDAANHVGRVLRMKPQQQIVLFNGDGCDYECTLTEVSRKKVLAHVDASKPLSNESPLAIHLGQVISRGDRMEFTIQKSVELGVSEITPLYSERCGVKLNAERLAKKVEQWQKVVISACEQSGRAKVPTVNPVIELDEWLAKPFSGTRVNLHPYANQTMNQLDIFDGAAQLLIGPEGGLSDEEISAADAAGFKNVLMGPRILRTETAALAALSMLQCLYGDL, translated from the coding sequence ATGCGTATACCTCGTATTTACCACCCTAACCTGTTTGAAACTAATCAAACTATAACTCTATCGGATGATGCTGCTAATCATGTTGGCCGCGTATTACGAATGAAACCACAACAACAAATTGTATTGTTTAATGGTGACGGCTGTGATTACGAATGTACATTAACTGAAGTGTCTCGCAAAAAAGTACTAGCGCATGTCGACGCTAGCAAACCGCTGAGTAACGAATCGCCGCTCGCTATTCATTTGGGTCAGGTGATTTCCAGAGGCGATCGCATGGAATTCACTATTCAAAAATCAGTTGAGCTTGGGGTTTCTGAAATTACCCCCTTGTATAGCGAACGATGTGGTGTAAAGCTAAATGCAGAGCGCTTGGCTAAAAAAGTAGAACAATGGCAAAAAGTGGTTATCTCCGCTTGCGAACAGTCCGGCCGCGCTAAAGTTCCCACAGTGAATCCGGTGATTGAGTTGGATGAATGGCTGGCTAAACCCTTTAGTGGTACCCGCGTTAATTTACATCCGTATGCTAATCAAACCATGAATCAACTCGACATATTTGATGGTGCGGCCCAACTGTTAATTGGCCCTGAAGGTGGATTGTCAGATGAAGAGATTAGCGCCGCAGATGCCGCTGGGTTTAAAAATGTATTGATGGGGCCACGCATTTTACGCACCGAAACTGCCGCCCTTGCAGCCTTGAGTATGCTGCAATGTTTATACGGTGATCTTTAA
- a CDS encoding efflux RND transporter periplasmic adaptor subunit, giving the protein MTHLKRLYLPATILVIGTVVIGAIMATKPTPQADPDKLAEPPKAQVTVAPIVKQQVQLSAQSQGTVKAKRKIDLISQVSGVVTSVSEQMWAGQFFNAYQVLLQIDDRDYQAALTRAKYQLKQAQRMLAEEKGRARQAKQQWRDLGNKEANQLFLRQPQLAEAQAQVLSAQASVELAQLDVDRTRISVPFAGRVEKVMVNIGQYVSAGNVLAKVYSTQAVEVRLPLTDSQLALIDLPLRQVSDLKKLNQDLPQVKLSAIVAGEMQFWQGIITRAEAYVESQSRMYYAIAEVEQPFSKQYAAPLTPGLFVNAEITGKTLNNVVVLPRETVVKRSNLYTLNQHNEIQLQPVTVLRRSKQQVWLTLPDEQHGNIVMEKHAILTPGMAVEPLIADKSQQHKEAKDEVAVAQAQGDES; this is encoded by the coding sequence GTGACTCATCTCAAACGCCTTTATTTGCCCGCCACCATTCTAGTTATCGGCACAGTTGTTATTGGGGCCATTATGGCGACTAAACCAACACCACAAGCTGATCCCGATAAATTAGCAGAGCCACCCAAAGCACAAGTCACCGTTGCGCCAATTGTTAAACAACAAGTTCAATTAAGCGCTCAAAGCCAAGGCACAGTTAAGGCTAAGCGTAAAATCGATTTAATTTCTCAAGTTTCAGGCGTGGTAACTTCGGTGTCTGAACAGATGTGGGCGGGTCAATTTTTTAATGCTTATCAAGTATTACTGCAAATTGATGATCGTGATTATCAAGCGGCTTTGACCCGCGCAAAATATCAACTTAAGCAAGCTCAAAGGATGTTAGCTGAAGAAAAAGGACGCGCAAGACAAGCCAAGCAACAATGGCGTGATTTAGGCAATAAAGAAGCCAATCAATTATTTTTGAGACAGCCACAATTAGCTGAAGCTCAAGCACAGGTATTGTCTGCTCAAGCAAGTGTCGAGCTAGCTCAACTTGATGTAGATCGAACTCGAATATCAGTGCCTTTTGCTGGTCGAGTTGAAAAAGTCATGGTTAATATTGGGCAATATGTATCAGCGGGGAATGTATTGGCTAAGGTATATAGTACGCAAGCGGTTGAAGTGCGTTTACCTTTAACTGATAGTCAGCTAGCGTTGATTGATTTGCCACTACGTCAGGTTTCAGATTTAAAGAAACTTAATCAAGACTTACCGCAAGTTAAACTATCGGCGATAGTAGCGGGTGAAATGCAATTCTGGCAGGGGATTATCACGCGAGCAGAAGCCTATGTCGAATCGCAGTCTCGTATGTATTACGCCATAGCCGAAGTTGAACAGCCATTTTCTAAGCAATATGCAGCGCCACTTACACCGGGTTTATTTGTTAATGCCGAAATTACCGGCAAAACTTTAAACAATGTTGTTGTGTTACCGCGTGAAACGGTAGTTAAGCGCAGTAATCTCTATACCTTAAATCAGCATAATGAGATTCAATTACAACCTGTCACCGTATTACGCCGTTCTAAGCAACAGGTTTGGCTCACGTTGCCAGATGAGCAGCACGGCAATATTGTGATGGAGAAACATGCCATTTTAACCCCAGGCATGGCTGTTGAGCCTTTAATTGCAGATAAAAGCCAACAGCACAAAGAAGCAAAAGATGAAGTCGCTGTCGCGCAAGCACAAGGTGATGAGTCATGA
- a CDS encoding efflux RND transporter permease subunit: MISVIQWFVRNPIAANILMLALLIGGITGSDSIKKEVFPSPDINYVNISMTYLGASPTEVEQQIVIRIEEAIADLAGIFKITSTAQQNWGQVRVEVVEGYDVKAVLADIKSRVDAINTFPPSAERPVIRQQLWRNMLLWFVLSGDASKSEFKRIAYQVRDEMPLLEGISEVKMYNWKYDEVAIEISEQNLRRYNLTFDEVANAVRRSSINVPAGTIKTEQGSIQIQTRSQAYTGEDFADIVVRSRPDGSQLLLSDVADINDGFAEQDVEFIYKGEPAFAFEVKISDDPDLFAGTQSARDYVEAFNKTLPAGLKLEITFEFQSVFESRFNLLKDNALSGLALVFVILMLFLRPLLALWVVVGIVTAFAGAIWALPHFDVSLNMLSMFAFLMVLGIVVDDAIIVGESVYSRQHEGLKGRIAAVKGTRMVLAPVVLAVLSTIIFFVPMTDVPTEVKPFTISIFFVVMFCLLFSLVESLLILPSHLSHMKPEKPSQIKVLQMLERIRSRFSCAMESFANGFYQKTLIALLQRKFSTVLGFIMVFAVALSMFAAGWIKSEMFPQVPEPFIRVSASFAEGSPYRYSVDLAKHFRESATRVSQDPELLEQNGGRPFINEINTTSNGNNANMDILLPPPEQRDVSVHVIRDKIKQQIGELPEVKNYSLVSTFGGGAADIQLNLYLSSNDVQVQQSAVDDVTRTLAAYEGVENVRSNLDTGRLEVEVELKPFAQSLGITTADVARQIRQSFYGEELQRIPRSKEDVRVMLRYPKEDRQTLDTLDEMRIRNAQGIEVPLDTVAKIHLVPGTSKIQRTDRVRNITITADLAEGFDSTVIVTEMQASYSQQWQDKYPGFKLSTDGNTRAQAQFGDNFRMNFLLAFLVAFSLFAIAFRSVYEPLLILLAVPFGFMGAIFGHLLLGHNISMMSFFGFLACSGVVVNDNLVLLERIKQLREKGANVFAAVKQAGVDRFRAIVLTSLTTFAGLLPILFERSTQAQYLIPMVISLAFGVLFASTVTLYLVPCAYLGGHSIGQRLKQLILVIKQKLGLVNDQKETSASGTN, translated from the coding sequence ATGATATCGGTTATTCAATGGTTTGTGAGAAACCCAATTGCGGCCAATATTCTCATGTTGGCTTTATTAATTGGCGGCATTACGGGTTCTGACTCGATTAAAAAGGAAGTGTTTCCTAGCCCTGATATTAACTATGTCAACATCAGCATGACGTATTTGGGCGCATCCCCCACTGAAGTTGAACAGCAGATTGTCATTCGTATCGAAGAGGCGATAGCCGATTTGGCTGGTATTTTTAAAATTACCTCTACAGCGCAACAAAATTGGGGACAAGTTCGAGTTGAAGTGGTTGAAGGTTATGACGTTAAAGCGGTATTGGCCGACATTAAATCGCGAGTGGATGCTATCAATACTTTCCCGCCTTCGGCTGAGAGACCGGTTATTCGCCAACAATTGTGGCGTAATATGCTGCTTTGGTTTGTTTTATCAGGCGATGCCAGCAAAAGTGAATTTAAACGTATCGCTTATCAAGTCCGTGATGAAATGCCGTTGCTAGAGGGTATTTCTGAAGTGAAAATGTATAACTGGAAATACGACGAAGTCGCAATCGAAATATCCGAACAAAATTTACGCCGCTACAATTTAACATTTGACGAAGTGGCAAATGCGGTACGTCGTTCGTCGATTAACGTACCTGCGGGTACCATTAAAACCGAGCAAGGTAGCATTCAAATTCAAACCCGATCGCAAGCTTATACGGGCGAAGATTTCGCTGACATTGTCGTGCGCAGTCGCCCTGATGGTAGCCAACTATTGTTATCGGATGTCGCTGATATTAATGATGGCTTTGCAGAGCAGGATGTTGAGTTTATTTACAAAGGCGAACCAGCTTTCGCGTTTGAGGTGAAAATTAGCGATGACCCAGACTTATTCGCCGGTACGCAAAGTGCGCGTGACTATGTTGAGGCCTTTAATAAAACCTTGCCTGCGGGTTTAAAGCTAGAGATCACATTTGAGTTTCAAAGTGTGTTTGAAAGCCGCTTTAATTTGCTAAAAGACAATGCATTGAGCGGTTTAGCCTTGGTATTTGTTATTTTAATGCTGTTTTTACGCCCGTTACTCGCTTTATGGGTGGTGGTCGGCATTGTAACCGCGTTTGCCGGTGCTATTTGGGCGCTACCGCATTTTGATGTTTCGCTGAATATGCTATCCATGTTTGCATTTTTAATGGTGCTGGGGATAGTAGTGGATGATGCCATTATTGTTGGTGAAAGCGTTTATAGTCGTCAGCATGAAGGCCTAAAAGGGCGCATAGCTGCCGTAAAGGGCACACGTATGGTATTAGCGCCTGTGGTACTGGCGGTATTGAGTACTATTATCTTCTTTGTTCCTATGACAGATGTACCAACCGAAGTTAAACCTTTTACCATTTCAATCTTCTTCGTGGTGATGTTTTGTTTGTTGTTCTCTTTGGTTGAATCGTTACTGATTTTGCCTTCGCATTTATCACACATGAAACCTGAGAAACCAAGCCAAATTAAAGTTTTGCAAATGCTTGAGCGTATTCGTAGTCGCTTTAGCTGCGCGATGGAGTCTTTTGCTAACGGTTTTTACCAAAAAACCTTAATTGCCTTGTTACAACGAAAGTTTAGTACGGTACTTGGCTTTATCATGGTGTTTGCTGTTGCCTTGTCGATGTTTGCGGCAGGTTGGATTAAAAGTGAAATGTTCCCGCAGGTGCCAGAGCCTTTTATTCGCGTTAGCGCATCGTTTGCCGAAGGTTCGCCGTATCGTTATTCTGTCGATTTGGCTAAGCACTTTAGGGAGTCAGCTACGCGTGTTAGCCAAGACCCTGAGTTACTAGAGCAAAACGGAGGTCGGCCTTTCATTAACGAGATAAATACCACCTCGAATGGCAATAATGCCAATATGGATATTTTGTTGCCACCACCAGAACAACGCGATGTTTCCGTGCATGTGATCCGCGACAAAATCAAACAGCAGATAGGTGAATTGCCGGAAGTTAAAAATTACTCGTTAGTCTCTACTTTCGGTGGCGGTGCAGCTGATATTCAATTGAATTTGTACCTAAGCAGTAATGACGTGCAAGTACAGCAATCAGCTGTTGATGATGTTACACGAACCCTTGCCGCGTACGAAGGCGTAGAAAATGTGCGCAGTAATTTGGATACCGGACGTTTAGAGGTTGAAGTCGAGCTTAAACCTTTTGCACAAAGTTTAGGGATTACGACCGCCGATGTTGCTCGCCAGATCCGTCAATCCTTTTATGGAGAAGAATTACAACGTATACCGCGCTCTAAAGAAGATGTGCGAGTTATGCTGCGTTACCCTAAAGAAGATAGACAAACCTTAGATACATTGGACGAGATGCGAATTCGTAATGCTCAAGGTATTGAAGTACCGTTAGATACCGTAGCGAAAATTCATTTAGTGCCGGGTACCAGTAAAATTCAGCGCACAGATAGGGTACGTAATATTACTATCACCGCCGATTTAGCTGAGGGTTTTGATAGTACTGTAATTGTTACAGAAATGCAGGCGAGTTATAGCCAGCAATGGCAAGATAAATATCCGGGTTTTAAGTTGTCGACGGATGGCAATACCAGAGCGCAGGCGCAATTTGGCGACAATTTTAGAATGAATTTCTTGCTGGCGTTTCTCGTGGCGTTTTCGTTGTTTGCTATTGCATTTCGCTCGGTTTACGAACCTTTACTGATCTTGTTGGCAGTCCCGTTTGGTTTTATGGGGGCGATATTTGGTCATTTATTGTTGGGTCACAATATTAGTATGATGTCCTTCTTTGGCTTTTTGGCCTGTTCTGGTGTGGTGGTCAATGATAATTTAGTATTACTTGAGCGGATTAAACAATTGCGAGAAAAAGGCGCTAATGTGTTTGCTGCGGTTAAACAAGCCGGAGTTGATCGCTTTAGAGCCATTGTATTAACCTCACTGACGACGTTTGCTGGCTTATTACCTATTTTGTTTGAGCGCAGTACCCAAGCACAATATTTAATACCTATGGTTATTTCGTTGGCGTTTGGTGTTTTATTTGCATCTACCGTGACCTTGTATCTAGTGCCTTGTGCCTATTTAGGTGGGCATAGTATTGGTCAACGTTTAAAACAACTGATTTTAGTTATTAAGCAAAAGCTTGGATTGGTAAATGATCAAAAGGAAACTTCCGCATCAGGTACGAATTAA
- a CDS encoding Gfo/Idh/MocA family protein, translated as MTIRFATIGSNFITDQFIDAVKQLDNATVHAVYSRTQASATTFAAKHNVEHTFTDLTQLAQASDIDAVYIASPNSCHAQQAIFLMQAGKHVLCEKPLAANQQQVADMIACAKANNVTFMEALLTTHMPNYQAIKAILPSLGPVHRYSFNYCQYSSRYDKYKAGENPNTFNPEYANGSLMDMGIYTLYPAIELFGKPDAIQATGIKLDSGVDGCGDILLTYHDQQIIAHCAHSKINHSAFINEIQCESATIQIQHPSQLQQVVVKYKNGQQQDITQPQNSNVLFYEVQHFVELLEKGVKESPVNHWQLSLDVMQVLDEARKQIGIRYPSDK; from the coding sequence ATGACAATCCGCTTTGCCACTATAGGCTCCAACTTTATTACTGATCAGTTTATCGATGCCGTTAAGCAACTCGACAATGCCACAGTGCACGCGGTTTATTCCCGTACTCAAGCGTCAGCAACAACATTTGCGGCTAAACATAATGTCGAGCATACCTTTACGGATTTAACCCAATTAGCACAAGCTAGTGACATTGATGCCGTTTATATTGCTTCACCTAATTCTTGCCATGCCCAGCAAGCCATCTTTTTAATGCAAGCAGGCAAACACGTTTTATGTGAAAAGCCATTAGCCGCTAATCAGCAACAAGTCGCCGACATGATCGCTTGTGCAAAAGCCAACAATGTCACCTTTATGGAAGCATTGTTGACCACCCACATGCCGAACTATCAAGCCATAAAGGCTATTTTACCGTCACTCGGGCCAGTGCATAGATACAGTTTTAATTATTGCCAATACTCGTCACGCTACGATAAATATAAAGCTGGTGAAAACCCCAATACCTTTAACCCTGAGTATGCCAATGGCTCATTAATGGATATGGGAATTTATACCCTTTATCCAGCAATTGAATTATTTGGTAAACCCGATGCTATCCAAGCAACTGGCATCAAGCTCGATTCAGGTGTTGACGGTTGTGGCGATATTTTACTTACCTATCACGACCAACAAATTATTGCCCATTGCGCACACTCGAAAATAAATCATTCCGCCTTTATTAACGAGATCCAATGCGAATCGGCGACTATTCAAATTCAACACCCTTCACAGTTACAGCAAGTCGTTGTTAAATACAAAAATGGCCAACAACAAGACATCACCCAGCCACAAAACAGCAATGTGTTGTTCTACGAAGTACAACATTTCGTTGAACTGTTAGAAAAAGGGGTTAAAGAATCTCCGGTTAATCACTGGCAATTATCGTTGGATGTCATGCAAGTATTAGATGAAGCGCGTAAACAAATCGGTATTCGCTATCCCAGTGATAAATAG
- a CDS encoding HAD-IB family hydrolase translates to MSHALIQNKKLVCFDFDGTLVSSNSLQQLYLFKIHYYGWVRGILWRVLFLIQIPVFFLLYQLNPAKFNQFLYSRYRGMQQDKLLAILQDKVLPFLWRNLYPQADTLLREHKANNTDVIIISASWNPVVQALATLVSAKACYATELQVKNGKLTGLILDYVDKQRKAECLRDFIAKSQECYQSISVYGNSTLDIPMLELADSAHVINPSKRLRLWAHNNNAAIHYWQHPKTHWTLTFFSLVLNHYYRSIQGWHHIPKEKGCIIIANHASHLDQYMLYPLLGRYTRRRPKYLAKKEHFRSPLFARIIRYMGAYPVDRQRGGRAAILQAIKLLNEGHAVVIFPEGTRTRTGQINEFKSGVVLIHEKTAAPIVPVGLSGTYQAWPYDKKYPKKGDVDLVVGELIDSLSMESEHATNQASKTVKAAKLHSVVSELVEHC, encoded by the coding sequence ATGAGTCATGCGCTAATACAAAATAAAAAATTAGTTTGCTTCGATTTTGACGGTACGCTGGTTTCTAGCAATTCATTACAACAACTTTATCTGTTTAAAATTCACTATTATGGTTGGGTTCGTGGGATATTATGGCGGGTGTTATTTTTAATTCAGATCCCTGTCTTTTTCTTGTTGTACCAACTTAACCCAGCTAAATTTAATCAGTTTTTATATTCGCGCTATCGAGGTATGCAACAAGACAAGTTGCTAGCCATATTGCAAGACAAGGTATTGCCTTTTTTATGGCGAAATTTGTATCCGCAGGCTGATACTTTACTGCGAGAGCACAAAGCGAATAACACGGATGTTATTATTATTTCGGCTTCATGGAACCCTGTTGTACAAGCATTGGCAACACTGGTGTCCGCAAAGGCTTGTTATGCGACTGAGCTACAAGTGAAAAATGGCAAGCTAACGGGACTAATACTGGATTACGTGGATAAACAACGTAAAGCTGAGTGTTTACGCGATTTTATAGCGAAATCTCAAGAGTGTTATCAATCAATTAGTGTTTATGGTAATTCAACGCTAGATATTCCTATGCTTGAATTGGCAGATTCTGCCCATGTGATCAATCCAAGTAAAAGGTTAAGGCTGTGGGCACATAATAATAATGCGGCAATCCATTATTGGCAGCATCCGAAAACGCATTGGACATTGACTTTTTTTAGTCTGGTTCTCAATCATTATTATCGGTCTATTCAAGGTTGGCATCATATACCTAAAGAAAAGGGCTGTATTATTATTGCCAACCATGCCAGTCATCTTGATCAATATATGCTGTATCCTTTATTGGGGCGATATACTCGCCGTCGCCCTAAATACCTAGCGAAAAAAGAGCACTTTCGTTCCCCTTTATTTGCCCGTATTATTCGTTATATGGGCGCTTATCCAGTTGATCGACAGCGAGGGGGCAGGGCGGCTATATTACAAGCCATTAAGCTGTTAAATGAAGGGCATGCCGTTGTTATTTTCCCAGAAGGTACCCGTACACGTACGGGGCAAATAAATGAATTTAAATCAGGTGTAGTGCTAATTCATGAAAAAACTGCAGCGCCTATTGTGCCCGTTGGTTTATCTGGCACGTATCAAGCGTGGCCATATGATAAAAAGTACCCGAAAAAAGGCGATGTCGATTTAGTCGTTGGTGAATTGATTGATTCTTTATCTATGGAATCAGAGCATGCTACGAATCAAGCTAGCAAAACAGTCAAGGCGGCTAAATTGCATAGTGTGGTGTCTGAATTAGTCGAGCATTGTTAG
- a CDS encoding class I SAM-dependent methyltransferase, with protein MTQPDFLIPKSNECERLFHGRGHFYPDLEHICIDWFAPVVLITLYKPVEQVWLNTLVSHIQSRVHQCQSIQVQHRYQKMAPVDVMWGDKIDSLTATEHGLNYKINLANNQNHGLFLDMANGRKWVIENAKNRRVVNLFSYTCAFSMAAHAGQADAIMNLDMAKAALSVGRENHKLNKQALDHVKFAGVDLFKSWGKLRREAKFDLLICDPPSFQKGSVNIERDYKKIIRRIPEFMQQGQSLLMLCLNSPDLSVEWLKQQVDEFCPECEFQQQLANPNVFKEANPDKGLKVLIYRY; from the coding sequence ATGACGCAACCAGACTTTTTAATTCCCAAATCCAACGAATGTGAAAGGCTATTTCACGGGCGTGGTCACTTTTACCCTGATTTAGAGCATATTTGTATCGATTGGTTTGCGCCGGTTGTGCTCATTACCTTGTATAAACCAGTCGAACAAGTTTGGCTAAATACATTAGTCAGTCATATTCAAAGTCGTGTACATCAGTGCCAATCCATTCAAGTGCAACATCGCTATCAAAAAATGGCTCCGGTCGACGTCATGTGGGGAGACAAAATTGATAGCCTAACTGCCACTGAACATGGTTTAAATTACAAAATTAACCTAGCTAACAACCAAAACCATGGTTTGTTCTTAGATATGGCGAATGGCCGAAAATGGGTCATAGAAAACGCTAAAAATCGCCGTGTAGTTAATCTGTTTAGCTATACTTGCGCATTCTCGATGGCCGCTCATGCTGGGCAAGCTGATGCGATTATGAACCTTGATATGGCGAAGGCGGCATTATCGGTAGGTCGGGAAAACCACAAGCTCAATAAGCAAGCGCTCGATCATGTTAAGTTTGCCGGCGTGGATTTATTTAAATCTTGGGGCAAGCTGCGTCGCGAAGCAAAATTTGATTTACTCATTTGCGATCCGCCGTCATTTCAAAAAGGCAGTGTAAATATTGAGCGTGACTATAAAAAAATTATTCGTCGTATACCCGAGTTCATGCAACAAGGTCAAAGCTTATTAATGTTATGCTTAAATTCACCTGACTTATCCGTTGAATGGCTTAAACAACAAGTCGACGAGTTTTGCCCTGAGTGCGAATTTCAGCAACAATTAGCTAACCCCAACGTATTTAAAGAGGCAAACCCAGATAAAGGGTTAAAAGTACTCATTTATCGCTACTAG